The Micromonospora sp. NBC_01740 genome includes a window with the following:
- a CDS encoding VOC family protein, translating to MGIHRLNHAVLYVSDLARSVGFYRDVLGFRPIPMTPDGFRGAAFLQAPGSTNDHDLGLFEAGAGTGPSTAGRGTVGLYHLAWEVDTLDELEVTAQRLAAAGALGGASDHGTTKSLYGQDPDGLEFEIVWLVPADRLDDAALAARKRIGRLDLDAERRRYGGQTRGGVGVSVPA from the coding sequence ATGGGAATCCACCGTCTGAACCACGCCGTGCTCTACGTCAGTGACCTCGCCCGCAGCGTCGGCTTCTACCGCGACGTGCTGGGCTTCCGGCCGATCCCGATGACGCCGGACGGCTTCCGGGGCGCCGCCTTCCTCCAGGCGCCCGGCTCCACCAACGACCACGACCTCGGCCTGTTCGAGGCCGGCGCGGGCACCGGCCCCTCCACCGCCGGCCGCGGCACCGTCGGGCTCTACCACCTGGCCTGGGAGGTCGACACCCTCGACGAGCTGGAGGTGACCGCCCAGCGGCTCGCCGCCGCCGGCGCCCTGGGCGGCGCGTCCGACCACGGCACCACCAAGAGCCTCTACGGCCAGGACCCGGACGGGCTGGAGTTCGAGATCGTCTGGCTGGTGCCCGCCGACCGGCTCGACGACGCCGCCCTGGCCGCCCGCAAGCGGATCGGCCGGCTCGACCTGGACGCCGAGCGGCGGCGCTACGGCGGCCAGACCCGTGGCGGCGTCGGCGTCTCCGTCCCGGCCTGA
- a CDS encoding DUF4236 domain-containing protein: MGLMFRKRKKYGPIILNFTENGFSSWSIKIGRWSWNSRAKAHRVDLPGPLSWKQDKSRA, from the coding sequence ATGGGTCTGATGTTCCGCAAGCGCAAGAAGTACGGTCCGATCATCCTGAACTTCACCGAGAACGGCTTCTCCTCCTGGAGCATCAAGATCGGTCGCTGGTCCTGGAACTCGCGGGCCAAGGCGCACCGGGTCGACCTGCCGGGTCCGCTGTCCTGGAAGCAGGACAAGTCCCGGGCGTGA
- a CDS encoding flavin reductase family protein: MTTVEWSRQGDADLLPVDRDLFRALLRRQAATVTVVTAVAPAHPDASGGPVRAGFTATSFTSVSLDPPLVSFCLGTASSSWPVFARAEHVAVHLLGAHQREAARVFATGGIDRFAAYPHWTTGPFDVPLLTGALARLLCRVVHRVPVGDHTLFVVEPLALGGGEDGDPLVHHRGGYTTTGPLARP, translated from the coding sequence GTGACCACCGTGGAGTGGTCCAGGCAGGGCGATGCCGACCTGCTGCCGGTGGACCGGGACCTGTTCCGGGCGCTGCTGCGCCGGCAGGCCGCCACCGTCACCGTCGTCACCGCGGTCGCCCCGGCCCACCCGGACGCCTCCGGCGGGCCCGTACGGGCCGGCTTCACGGCCACGTCGTTCACGTCGGTCTCGCTGGACCCGCCGCTGGTCTCGTTCTGCCTCGGGACCGCCTCGTCGAGCTGGCCCGTCTTCGCCCGGGCCGAGCACGTCGCCGTGCACCTGCTCGGCGCCCACCAGCGGGAGGCCGCCCGGGTCTTCGCCACCGGCGGGATCGACCGGTTCGCCGCCTATCCGCACTGGACGACGGGGCCGTTCGACGTGCCGCTGCTGACCGGAGCGCTGGCCCGGCTGCTGTGCCGGGTCGTGCACCGGGTGCCGGTCGGCGACCACACCCTCTTCGTGGTCGAGCCGCTCGCGCTCGGCGGCGGCGAGGACGGGGACCCGCTGGTCCACCACCGGGGCGGCTACACCACGACGGGCCCGCTGGCGCGACCCTGA
- a CDS encoding GNAT family N-acetyltransferase produces the protein MPTPVLHTDRLLLEPYRPDDAEDAVSLLADPEVGRFMGDGPLSAEAAGALFGRIFTKVYAEDLFDVWAVRRDGRYVGHAEIKRTDQVDGHEIIYALAKPAWGAGLGTELARALVRHGFDTLGLPRVYATVADANHASLSLLGRIGFVHERDIAEDDGSVTRVLVVDRAPA, from the coding sequence ATGCCCACCCCCGTCCTGCACACCGACCGCCTGCTGCTGGAGCCCTACCGGCCGGACGACGCCGAGGACGCCGTGTCCCTGCTCGCCGACCCGGAGGTGGGCCGGTTCATGGGCGACGGCCCGCTGAGCGCCGAGGCGGCCGGCGCCCTCTTCGGGCGGATCTTCACGAAGGTCTACGCGGAGGACCTCTTCGACGTCTGGGCGGTGCGCCGGGACGGTCGCTACGTCGGGCACGCCGAGATCAAGCGGACGGACCAGGTCGACGGTCACGAGATCATCTACGCGTTGGCGAAGCCGGCCTGGGGCGCCGGTCTCGGCACGGAGCTGGCCCGGGCCCTGGTCCGCCACGGCTTCGACACCCTCGGCCTGCCCCGCGTGTACGCGACGGTCGCCGACGCCAACCACGCCTCGCTGTCGCTGCTGGGCAGGATCGGCTTCGTCCACGAACGTGACATCGCCGAGGACGACGGCAGCGTGACCCGCGTGCTCGTCGTCGACCGCGCCCCCGCCTGA
- a CDS encoding RrF2 family transcriptional regulator, protein MQISARGDYAVRAALSLATAYPRLLSTQAIATEQDMPRKFLEAVLADLRRAGIVRAQRGAEGGYTLARPPREVTVGAVLRAVEGPLAGVRGLRPEETSYEGAAENLPGLWVAVRAAVRRVVDEVSLAEIISGRLPAHVRRLTALPDAWEPR, encoded by the coding sequence GTGCAGATCTCCGCGCGCGGCGACTACGCGGTACGGGCGGCCCTGAGCCTCGCCACCGCGTACCCTCGGCTGCTGTCCACCCAGGCCATCGCCACGGAGCAGGACATGCCGCGCAAGTTCCTGGAGGCCGTCCTGGCCGACCTGCGGCGGGCCGGCATCGTCCGGGCGCAGCGCGGCGCCGAGGGCGGCTACACGTTGGCCCGGCCGCCGCGCGAGGTGACCGTCGGCGCGGTGCTGCGCGCCGTGGAGGGTCCGCTGGCCGGGGTGCGCGGGCTGCGCCCGGAGGAGACCAGCTACGAGGGCGCGGCGGAGAACCTGCCCGGGCTCTGGGTCGCGGTGCGGGCCGCCGTGCGACGGGTGGTCGACGAGGTGAGCCTCGCGGAGATAATCAGTGGCCGGCTGCCCGCCCACGTCCGTAGGTTGACGGCTTTGCCCGACGCCTGGGAGCCGCGCTGA
- a CDS encoding helix-turn-helix transcriptional regulator translates to MVSSGQLSPAPPGNPATAPAEIDTVALGDLAPEPRWRRPVLLEKDLLVLTTGGHGTAELDFRALPCRPGTLLRVRAGQVLRCAGPQLDATVVRWDPAALRGLDVDPDAVPAWLQLAGEDEDAVINEVSQLAVDCQRHRGLAVARGLLRHQLAVLLLRLSMLPERAHPATRAEAATFHRLCREVERGYQHTRRVEDYAARLGCSVRTLTRACLAVTGRSAKQVVDERVALQASRLLAATDEPIARIGRRLGFSEPTNFGRFFTREVGVSPGAFRAAREQPVPGPVVRPRPPADATGRPRGA, encoded by the coding sequence ATGGTCTCTTCCGGTCAGCTCTCCCCCGCTCCGCCCGGCAACCCGGCGACCGCCCCCGCCGAGATCGACACGGTCGCCCTCGGTGACCTCGCCCCCGAGCCGCGCTGGCGTCGTCCGGTGCTGCTGGAGAAGGACCTGCTCGTGCTGACCACGGGCGGACACGGCACGGCCGAGCTGGACTTCCGCGCCCTGCCCTGCCGCCCCGGGACGCTGCTGCGGGTGCGCGCCGGCCAGGTGCTGCGCTGCGCCGGCCCGCAGCTCGACGCGACGGTGGTGCGCTGGGATCCGGCGGCGCTGCGCGGGCTCGACGTCGACCCGGACGCCGTCCCGGCCTGGCTCCAGCTCGCCGGCGAGGACGAGGACGCGGTGATCAACGAGGTGAGCCAGCTGGCGGTGGACTGCCAGCGGCACCGGGGGTTGGCCGTCGCGCGCGGACTGCTCCGCCACCAGCTCGCCGTGCTGCTGCTCCGGCTGTCGATGCTGCCCGAACGCGCCCACCCGGCGACCCGGGCGGAGGCCGCCACCTTCCATCGGCTGTGCCGCGAGGTCGAACGCGGCTACCAGCACACCCGCCGGGTCGAGGACTACGCCGCCCGGCTGGGCTGCTCGGTGCGTACGCTCACCCGGGCCTGCCTGGCGGTGACCGGGCGCAGCGCCAAGCAGGTGGTCGACGAGCGGGTGGCCCTCCAGGCGAGCCGGCTGCTGGCCGCCACCGACGAGCCGATCGCCCGCATCGGCCGGCGGCTGGGCTTCTCCGAGCCGACGAACTTCGGCCGGTTCTTCACCCGGGAGGTCGGGGTGAGCCCGGGCGCGTTCCGCGCGGCCCGCGAGCAGCCGGTACCCGGGCCGGTCGTCCGGCCCCGCCCGCCCGCCGACGCGACCGGCCGACCGCGCGGGGCATGA
- a CDS encoding glucose 1-dehydrogenase → MTDLFSVEGKTVLVTGGSRGIGLMIAQGFVRAGAHVIISSRKADVCEAVAKELSAEGRCEAIPADLGDDAGAEGLAATVRERFDRLDVLVNNAGATWGAPLESYPESAFDKLWAVNVKAVFRLTTALLPALRASASADDPARVINIGSIDGIRVPMMEVYAYSATKAAVHMLTRSLAHQLAGEQITVNAIAPGPFESKMMAFALDDPASRAAIEGQVPLGRIGRPEDMAGTAIYLSSRAGAYLTGAVIPVDGGITTHG, encoded by the coding sequence ATGACGGATCTGTTCTCGGTCGAAGGCAAGACGGTCCTGGTCACCGGCGGCTCGCGGGGGATCGGCCTGATGATCGCCCAGGGCTTCGTCCGGGCCGGCGCACACGTGATCATCTCGTCCCGCAAGGCGGACGTCTGCGAGGCCGTGGCCAAGGAGCTCTCCGCCGAGGGGCGCTGCGAGGCCATCCCCGCCGACCTCGGCGACGACGCCGGCGCCGAGGGCCTGGCCGCCACCGTCCGGGAGCGGTTCGACCGGCTTGACGTGCTGGTCAACAACGCGGGCGCGACGTGGGGCGCGCCGCTGGAGTCGTACCCGGAGAGCGCGTTCGACAAGCTCTGGGCCGTCAACGTCAAGGCCGTCTTCCGGCTCACCACCGCGCTGCTGCCCGCGCTGCGCGCGTCGGCCAGCGCCGACGACCCGGCCCGCGTCATCAACATCGGGTCCATCGACGGCATCCGGGTGCCGATGATGGAGGTGTACGCGTACTCGGCGACCAAGGCCGCCGTGCACATGCTCACCCGCAGCCTGGCCCACCAGCTCGCCGGCGAGCAGATCACCGTCAACGCGATCGCGCCGGGGCCGTTCGAGAGCAAGATGATGGCGTTCGCGCTGGACGACCCCGCGTCCCGGGCCGCCATCGAGGGGCAGGTGCCGCTGGGTCGGATCGGCCGGCCGGAGGACATGGCCGGCACCGCGATCTACCTGTCGTCCCGCGCCGGCGCGTACCTCACGGGTGCGGTGATCCCGGTCGACGGCGGCATCACCACCCACGGCTGA
- a CDS encoding SsgA family sporulation/cell division regulator, with the protein MSVIRPTTVEVETSLRLVAPDATALPVRASLRYDPADPYAVHVLFHAESAGGEAVSWSFARELLVTGLDEPAGIGDVRVWPWATPRGDFVALALSSPDGNALFEVPRSVLVRFLRRTYVVVPRGREAEHLDVDTAVTRLLAGR; encoded by the coding sequence ATGAGTGTCATCCGACCGACGACCGTAGAGGTCGAGACGTCGCTAAGGCTCGTCGCACCTGACGCCACCGCCTTGCCGGTGCGTGCCAGTCTGCGTTACGACCCTGCTGATCCGTATGCGGTCCATGTCCTGTTCCACGCCGAATCCGCCGGCGGCGAGGCGGTCAGCTGGTCGTTCGCCCGGGAGCTGCTGGTCACGGGCCTCGACGAGCCGGCCGGCATCGGCGACGTGCGGGTCTGGCCCTGGGCCACCCCGCGTGGGGACTTCGTCGCCCTGGCGCTGTCGTCGCCCGACGGCAACGCCCTGTTCGAGGTGCCGCGCAGCGTCCTGGTGCGCTTCCTGCGGCGGACCTACGTCGTCGTCCCGCGCGGCCGCGAGGCCGAGCACCTGGACGTCGACACCGCGGTGACCCGGCTGCTCGCCGGCCGCTGA
- a CDS encoding TIGR02611 family protein, whose protein sequence is MAVPGPPNVAARAAERRGDGVPTEQHDRPGRPTTDRDGAGGTALAERRQRPRWRQRLSTTLDLIRANPTGRVTLKIFIAIAGALVVTIGIALIPLPGPGWLLVIAGLGIWAVEFHWARRLLGFTRRHVHNWTQWVKDRSLAVRFVLGSVGLAFVGSVVWLSLKYSFGIDVVAEALHYLATH, encoded by the coding sequence ATGGCAGTGCCGGGCCCGCCGAACGTCGCGGCCCGAGCAGCCGAAAGGCGGGGGGACGGGGTGCCGACGGAGCAGCACGACCGGCCCGGTCGGCCGACGACCGACCGGGATGGCGCAGGCGGCACGGCGCTGGCCGAGCGACGGCAGCGACCCCGCTGGCGGCAGCGGCTGAGCACCACCCTCGACCTGATCCGGGCCAACCCGACCGGACGGGTCACCCTCAAGATCTTCATCGCCATCGCCGGCGCCCTCGTCGTCACCATCGGCATCGCCCTCATCCCGCTGCCCGGGCCGGGCTGGCTGCTGGTGATCGCCGGGCTCGGCATCTGGGCCGTCGAGTTCCACTGGGCCCGCCGGCTGCTCGGCTTCACCCGTCGCCACGTGCACAACTGGACCCAGTGGGTGAAGGACCGCTCACTGGCCGTACGCTTCGTGCTCGGCTCCGTCGGCCTGGCCTTCGTCGGCTCGGTGGTCTGGCTGTCACTGAAGTACAGCTTCGGCATCGACGTGGTCGCCGAGGCGCTGCACTACCTGGCGACGCACTGA
- a CDS encoding tyrosine-type recombinase/integrase, which translates to MGHIIKTPAGNFRANWRDGSGRQKAKTFPTRRQAASFLAETETAIARGGYVDPHAGRLPFGKYAERWRESRNDELTTKARDASILRTHVLPRWSDVPLHRIDHLAVQTWVTELGTRRSPATVAECFRLLSTVLRSAVRDRLIGTNPCEGVKVPARRRKDTDGHVLSRADLVARLLPAVPDRYRALVALAGGTGLRWGECTGLRWESLDLTRKTVEVVRVAVEVAGTVTSKPYPKSRAGRRTVPVPDFAVELLTAHREVFPAGPRGEVFTNSSAGPLRRTLFRARVWRPSLVRAGLLGNVSRLGHFKWRAAWLDLEGVEWTAEFTTEREAVAHVAKMAPGGLRFHDLRHSYATELVSRGVPVNDVQGVMGHEKPSTTLNLYTHRSDGRDQRIRQAFADDPLTPNDD; encoded by the coding sequence ATGGGACACATCATCAAGACCCCTGCTGGCAACTTCCGCGCCAACTGGCGTGACGGGAGCGGCCGGCAGAAGGCCAAGACCTTTCCGACCAGGCGTCAGGCGGCTTCCTTTCTCGCTGAGACGGAAACTGCCATCGCGCGGGGCGGTTACGTCGATCCTCACGCCGGTCGGCTGCCGTTCGGGAAATACGCGGAACGGTGGCGGGAGTCGCGCAATGACGAACTCACCACGAAGGCGCGGGATGCCTCGATCCTGCGAACTCACGTGCTCCCACGCTGGTCCGATGTGCCATTGCACCGGATCGATCACCTTGCCGTGCAGACCTGGGTGACGGAACTCGGCACCCGGCGGTCGCCCGCCACAGTCGCGGAGTGCTTCCGACTGCTCTCGACTGTCCTTCGCTCCGCCGTCCGTGATCGGCTCATCGGCACCAACCCGTGCGAGGGCGTCAAGGTGCCAGCGCGCCGCAGGAAGGACACCGACGGACACGTCCTGTCCCGCGCTGATCTGGTCGCCAGACTCCTGCCGGCCGTACCGGACCGCTATCGCGCCCTGGTCGCGCTTGCCGGCGGCACCGGGCTGCGTTGGGGCGAGTGCACCGGGCTCCGCTGGGAGTCGCTCGACCTGACCAGGAAGACGGTCGAGGTCGTCCGGGTCGCCGTCGAGGTCGCCGGCACCGTCACCAGCAAGCCCTATCCGAAGTCGCGGGCAGGTCGGCGTACCGTCCCGGTGCCAGACTTCGCGGTCGAGCTGCTGACGGCACATCGCGAGGTCTTCCCCGCCGGTCCCCGCGGTGAGGTCTTCACCAACTCATCCGCCGGTCCGCTACGCCGGACGTTGTTCCGCGCTCGCGTCTGGCGGCCATCGCTGGTCCGCGCCGGCCTACTCGGGAACGTGAGTCGGCTCGGGCACTTCAAGTGGCGTGCGGCCTGGCTCGACCTCGAAGGCGTCGAGTGGACGGCGGAATTCACCACCGAGCGGGAAGCAGTCGCGCACGTGGCGAAGATGGCGCCGGGCGGGCTCCGCTTCCACGACCTGCGGCACTCGTACGCCACGGAGCTGGTGTCGCGCGGCGTCCCGGTCAACGACGTCCAGGGCGTGATGGGCCACGAGAAACCGTCGACCACCCTGAACCTCTACACCCACCGCTCTGACGGGCGGGATCAACGCATCCGCCAGGCGTTCGCTGACGATCCGCTGACGCCCAACGACGACTGA
- a CDS encoding helix-turn-helix domain-containing protein, with the protein MADSRAVYSVREVARLLSLSLGSTYALVREGEIPARKLGGRWVIPKKRFHAWLDECTEQPADDREGWA; encoded by the coding sequence ATGGCCGACAGCCGGGCCGTCTACTCCGTCCGCGAGGTCGCCCGGCTGCTCTCGCTCTCCCTCGGCAGCACCTACGCCCTGGTTCGCGAGGGTGAGATACCCGCCCGCAAGCTCGGCGGACGCTGGGTCATCCCCAAGAAGCGCTTCCACGCCTGGCTCGACGAATGCACCGAGCAGCCGGCCGACGATCGGGAGGGCTGGGCCTGA
- a CDS encoding replication initiator — translation MIAPTLPGLTPDTTTEPTPAAAAPPAPGSRAARLALPMSRQVLKEMAAEYGVCLRPVTLRRTDLHTGQTEVIDLPCGTTREDKCSPCAKRARRLRQTQIREGWHRTDEPNPTDANPATDAQRELILLRAHLEFARDEAQRSAQFDQVPGIDQAIAEVEEAIAAEGMRGQVAPPHDDDSDSGRRKRSTKRRQDAPDLPRKKVEPRTVGKVYTAPDGTQHRPSMWLSLTLDSYGRVLPDGTPVDPGSYDYRRAAWDAVHFARLLDRFWQNLRRCVGWNVQYAGCVEPQRRLAPHAHFAIRGTIPRALLRQVAAATYHQVWWPPADELMYSLDRLPVWDNDADAWVDPDTREPLTTWADALDLLDADPDATPVHVVRFGRQVHAEGVTPGTVHADRTIGYITKYITKSAADCHKAETDRQRDHLDRLWHQLRITPCNERCANWLLYGIQPKKAHGRLQAGRCKGKVHQRATLGIGGRRILVSRDWSGKTLADHRADARAWVRKLLGVSTGADDADPVDQDDAPAYAWELARPDDPDIPPLQHRLLRALSQRAQWKAALLAARDRAATTDTNAPSVPPPAEPEE, via the coding sequence ATGATCGCCCCGACCCTGCCCGGCCTCACCCCCGACACCACCACCGAACCGACCCCGGCCGCGGCTGCCCCGCCCGCGCCCGGATCGCGTGCTGCCCGCCTCGCCCTGCCCATGTCCCGGCAGGTGTTGAAGGAGATGGCCGCGGAGTACGGCGTGTGCCTGCGCCCGGTCACCCTGCGCCGTACCGACCTGCACACCGGACAGACGGAAGTGATCGACCTGCCCTGCGGCACGACGCGGGAAGACAAGTGCTCCCCGTGCGCGAAGCGTGCCCGCCGGCTACGCCAGACCCAGATCCGCGAGGGCTGGCACCGCACCGACGAACCCAACCCGACCGACGCCAACCCCGCCACCGACGCCCAACGCGAACTCATCCTCCTGCGGGCACACCTCGAATTCGCCCGCGACGAAGCACAACGCTCCGCACAGTTCGACCAGGTCCCCGGCATCGATCAGGCCATCGCCGAGGTAGAGGAAGCCATCGCCGCCGAAGGGATGCGCGGGCAGGTCGCCCCGCCCCACGACGACGACTCCGACAGTGGCCGGCGCAAGCGGTCGACCAAACGGCGCCAGGACGCCCCCGACCTGCCGCGCAAGAAGGTCGAACCGCGCACGGTCGGGAAGGTCTACACCGCCCCCGACGGCACCCAGCACCGGCCGTCGATGTGGCTGTCGCTCACCCTCGATTCCTACGGCCGGGTCCTGCCTGACGGCACGCCCGTTGACCCCGGCTCGTACGACTACCGGCGGGCCGCCTGGGATGCCGTGCACTTCGCCCGGCTGCTCGACCGGTTCTGGCAGAACCTCAGGCGGTGCGTCGGCTGGAACGTCCAGTACGCCGGCTGCGTCGAGCCACAGCGCCGGTTGGCGCCGCACGCGCACTTCGCCATCCGCGGCACCATCCCCCGCGCCCTGCTGCGCCAGGTCGCCGCCGCCACCTACCACCAGGTCTGGTGGCCCCCGGCTGATGAGTTGATGTACTCGCTGGATCGGCTGCCGGTGTGGGACAACGACGCTGACGCCTGGGTGGACCCCGATACCCGAGAGCCGCTGACGACGTGGGCTGACGCCCTGGACCTGCTCGACGCCGACCCCGACGCCACGCCTGTGCACGTCGTCCGCTTTGGCCGACAGGTGCACGCCGAGGGCGTCACTCCGGGCACCGTGCACGCTGACCGGACCATCGGCTACATCACGAAGTACATCACCAAGAGCGCGGCTGACTGCCACAAGGCAGAGACGGACCGGCAGCGTGACCACCTCGACCGGCTCTGGCACCAACTGCGCATCACACCGTGCAACGAACGGTGCGCCAACTGGCTGCTCTACGGCATCCAACCCAAGAAGGCCCACGGCCGCCTACAAGCCGGACGCTGCAAGGGCAAGGTCCACCAACGCGCCACCCTCGGCATCGGCGGACGACGCATCCTCGTCTCCCGCGACTGGTCCGGCAAGACCCTCGCTGACCACCGCGCCGACGCCCGTGCATGGGTCCGCAAACTCCTCGGCGTCAGCACCGGCGCCGACGACGCCGACCCCGTCGACCAGGACGACGCACCCGCCTACGCCTGGGAACTCGCCCGCCCGGACGACCCCGACATCCCACCCCTGCAACACCGACTCCTGCGGGCGCTGTCCCAACGCGCCCAATGGAAAGCCGCCCTCCTCGCCGCCAGAGACCGTGCCGCCACCACCGACACCAACGCGCCATCCGTCCCGCCACCCGCTGAACCGGAGGAATGA
- a CDS encoding spread protein, whose translation MTELPEGTPARMPYADQPDGTTAEEPRRFYRLRAPHVDKASVPVTVRVTPDSDLYVAVGAGRRRMYLTPNEAWALWRCLSEAVASTGEPPEWIRVHVTPTHR comes from the coding sequence ATGACCGAGCTGCCCGAGGGCACCCCGGCCCGGATGCCCTACGCCGACCAACCCGACGGCACCACCGCCGAGGAGCCGCGGCGCTTCTACCGGCTACGTGCACCGCACGTCGACAAGGCCTCGGTGCCGGTCACCGTCCGCGTCACCCCCGACTCCGATCTATACGTCGCTGTTGGTGCCGGCCGGCGCCGCATGTACCTCACCCCCAACGAGGCGTGGGCGCTGTGGCGCTGCCTCTCCGAAGCGGTCGCCTCCACGGGTGAGCCGCCGGAGTGGATCCGCGTGCACGTCACCCCCACCCACCGCTGA
- a CDS encoding FtsK/SpoIIIE domain-containing protein encodes MRAPLVNFRRLQVAAPWPLVWTVTFFILLARLVVLVVRAAVAVVRHWRAWPAVALVLLAVDVHRSHGWWPHLLVLIVVAAAAGFWWWRSRESFERLVVLRGLSWWRRLWVYRRQWHEVMSLCGLVKKYDGGEKLPELLSVRCTYATDEVVLRMPRGQNPEAYHKAARDLAYSFGTRHCRVFSGRRQVAPARTGQLAWLLRRVDAIRFRDRPRHVWLVLIRRDPLTRIVKPLPVPARPDFTALPLGLREDLAVYCLRLLATHVLIGGATRMGKGSVIWSLLRSLAAGIRSGLVRVWAIDPKGGMELSIGRPLFSRYVDDDWTRMADMLDDAVIRMRARQRVLRGKVRVHTPTVDEPLIVIVIDEIAALLAFLPDSDIRQRITQALGLLLTQGAGLGVLVVAATQDPRKEVVSVRDFFPTRIALGVTERGHVDLLLGDGARDRGALADQIPLSAKGVAYVLLDGQPEPARVRFSYISDDVIREMAATFPAPPEVQPEPADTPAPAAVKARSNGNGRHTYRPTTAPKQAAPLLPPSLLHALDLDATPNGGEPR; translated from the coding sequence ATGCGCGCTCCGCTGGTCAACTTCCGTCGCCTCCAGGTCGCCGCGCCGTGGCCCCTGGTCTGGACGGTCACGTTCTTCATCCTCCTCGCTCGCCTCGTCGTGCTGGTGGTGCGTGCTGCTGTTGCGGTGGTGCGGCACTGGCGGGCCTGGCCGGCTGTCGCCCTGGTCCTGCTCGCCGTCGACGTGCACCGCTCGCACGGCTGGTGGCCTCACCTCCTGGTCCTCATCGTCGTCGCCGCCGCGGCTGGCTTCTGGTGGTGGCGGTCTCGGGAGTCCTTCGAACGCCTGGTGGTGTTGCGGGGGCTGTCGTGGTGGCGGCGCCTGTGGGTGTATCGGCGTCAGTGGCACGAGGTCATGTCGCTGTGTGGGCTGGTGAAGAAGTACGACGGTGGCGAGAAGCTGCCCGAGCTACTGTCGGTGCGCTGCACGTATGCCACGGATGAGGTCGTGTTGCGGATGCCTCGGGGGCAGAACCCGGAGGCGTACCACAAGGCGGCCCGGGATCTGGCGTACTCGTTCGGCACCCGGCACTGCCGCGTCTTCTCCGGCCGTCGTCAGGTCGCTCCGGCCCGTACCGGTCAGCTGGCGTGGCTGCTGCGTCGGGTGGATGCGATCCGGTTCCGGGACCGGCCTCGGCACGTGTGGTTGGTGCTGATCCGCCGCGACCCGCTCACCCGCATCGTCAAGCCGCTGCCCGTGCCGGCACGCCCGGACTTCACCGCCCTGCCCCTCGGCCTGCGCGAAGACCTTGCCGTGTACTGCCTGCGCCTACTCGCCACGCACGTACTCATCGGCGGGGCTACCCGAATGGGCAAGGGCTCGGTCATCTGGTCCCTGCTGCGTTCCCTCGCGGCCGGTATCCGGTCGGGTCTGGTGCGGGTGTGGGCCATCGACCCGAAGGGCGGCATGGAGCTGTCAATCGGTCGGCCGCTGTTCTCCCGCTACGTCGATGACGACTGGACCCGCATGGCAGACATGCTCGATGACGCCGTAATTCGGATGCGGGCGCGTCAACGGGTGCTGAGGGGCAAGGTCCGGGTGCACACCCCGACCGTCGATGAGCCGCTGATCGTCATCGTCATCGACGAGATCGCCGCACTCCTGGCGTTCCTGCCTGACAGCGACATTCGCCAGCGCATCACCCAAGCCCTCGGGCTGCTGCTCACCCAGGGCGCCGGCCTCGGGGTGCTGGTGGTCGCTGCCACCCAGGATCCCCGCAAGGAAGTCGTCTCGGTCCGCGACTTCTTCCCCACCCGCATCGCCCTCGGCGTCACCGAACGCGGCCACGTCGACCTACTCCTCGGCGACGGCGCCCGCGACCGCGGAGCACTCGCTGACCAAATCCCGCTGTCGGCAAAGGGTGTCGCGTACGTCCTGCTTGACGGTCAGCCGGAACCGGCGCGGGTCCGCTTCTCGTACATCTCCGATGACGTGATCCGGGAGATGGCCGCGACGTTCCCCGCCCCGCCCGAGGTCCAGCCCGAACCCGCCGACACCCCGGCCCCGGCTGCGGTCAAGGCCCGGTCTAACGGCAACGGTCGGCACACCTACCGACCCACCACCGCGCCGAAGCAGGCCGCGCCGCTGCTGCCGCCGTCGCTGCTTCACGCCCTGGACCTCGACGCCACCCCGAACGGAGGCGAGCCCCGATGA
- a CDS encoding transcriptional regulator — protein MALRGGTRFTVPFEAVFPHGAVFVPDSIAEAQDFNEATRQRTPAKDKVTGQRVWQCRVMDMDPELGSRSREVSIKILADVQPVSPVGPFQQVEFENLTVTPYVGSNGRLAYSFRATGIVAPKTLAETRGKAA, from the coding sequence ATGGCTCTTCGTGGTGGTACTCGGTTCACGGTTCCGTTCGAGGCTGTCTTCCCGCACGGTGCGGTATTCGTGCCGGACTCGATCGCGGAGGCGCAGGACTTCAACGAGGCGACTCGGCAGCGGACGCCGGCGAAGGACAAGGTCACGGGTCAGCGGGTGTGGCAGTGCCGGGTGATGGACATGGACCCGGAGCTGGGCTCGCGCTCGCGTGAGGTGTCGATCAAGATCCTGGCGGATGTGCAGCCGGTGTCGCCGGTGGGTCCGTTTCAGCAGGTGGAGTTCGAGAACCTGACCGTGACGCCGTACGTCGGCAGCAACGGTCGGTTGGCGTACTCGTTCCGGGCTACCGGGATCGTGGCGCCGAAGACCCTGGCGGAGACGCGCGGGAAGGCTGCCTGA